Proteins encoded by one window of Acetivibrio thermocellus ATCC 27405:
- a CDS encoding GH36-type glycosyl hydrolase domain-containing protein, producing the protein MQMQLYILYLLGLFGILLCLFLLAIFSNCNERQRQLKVQDASLTFDELEAYAKEIAIEHSVSGKKSMFSWPIPRMNDNYRYIMSVYKEMNEDVQKGISTTPAAEWLLDNFYIIEEQVKSLRRDLTKEVYAKLPVLDSGHLKGYARIYSIALELLSHTDGRIDEKVLVNYIKAYQSNNVLTGRELWAFPIMLKLVLIEKTRYICEKIAKAQEQRRKVEEILKAFDENIENTTQLITAIDNELKGKYEVNSAFIEYLAYKFRKMGRAYTHVLRYIDERLGESGTTVDDITQKEHNEQTASKASIGNCIMSLKFISTVNWVDIFEQLSKVEQILREDPSGFYSLMDFDSRNYYRNRVEKLALKYKVSESHVAKKAVELARNAVENGNLTDKRLTHVGYYLVGKGICELEKEIGYEKSFNQRMFERIKEHPACLYFGFIGFITVLLLLCVTKYSLFRAEKYGIALSIIAVLATIIPATDIAVNFVNWVLCKMIKPSLLPKLDFENGIPEEYATMVVIPALLPDENRARELIDNLEVYYLANREKNLYFSIAGDFKDAPNKEMAGDKKIIETALGRIAELNEKYGRKNEGGEKDSRDIFYYFHRHRQFNEKQNKWMGWERKRGALLEFNEVLLGSRTTSYSIMSHDVSQLPKIKYVITLDADTILPLGAARKLIGTMAHPLHRPVIDEQKGIVTEGYGLLQPRIGFDIESVNKSLFSRIFAGEEGIDPYASAISDVYQDLFGEGIFTGKGIYDLEVFQKLLKDAIPDNTVLSHDLLEGSYVRAGLVTDIEFIDGYPSKLNSYAMRLHRWVRGDWQLLPWLRGKTKDRKGNVIKNPLSLISRWKILDNLRRSIVAPSITLLIALGFSILPGSSLFWLGASLLTIYFPLITGTIDYIASKPLGAITSKRYKPAICGLKASFLQMTLQFVFLPYNAWLMVHAAVLSLVRVLFTKRNMLEWVTALDAERGLKNSLKGYVIKMKAAAFQALVVVVLAFAFKTGFSAAVSVLPFAVWVSSPFIAYWISKETVYKTETLSDEENLELRRIARKTWRYYEEFVNRRNNYLAPDNFQEDPPNGIAYRTSPTNIGLGMLAALTARDLGYIGTLELCDIISRTMSTVEKMEKWNGHLYNWYDTRTLETLRPRYISTVDSGNFVCYLITLKEGLAEYLNRPLEDRAFIDGIRDTASLIADENENPYKDISCLKECIVISEGRSYVDIPQMMKALTKLSEDGNKMKDSKDVWKAKVDSMIEMLKIELYTYMPWCDMIDELTEAFEKSEADIKEAFHGIIRKLNSDYSLKAMPVVYRETIKQIEKLRKKLKDGQQKNIEGLDRLKEALEGATESADKLVKRYVDLINRICRIADETEFVHLYDKKKQLFSIGYNIEENSLTNSYYDLLASEARQTSYIAIARGEVDQQHWFKLGRTLTQIDRYKGMVSWSGTMFEYFMPLLIMKSHKNTLLDETYSFVVRSQKKYGKQRNLPWGISESGFYSFDINLDYQYKAFGVPWLGLKRGLVEDMVVSPYATMLVLPLVPRDAMDNLKRLIAEGAYGHYGMYEAIDYTPERIPLGEKKGIVKSYMAHHQGMSILALNNYFNDNIMQKRFHADPVVDAAKLLLMEKVPSNIVFTKENKEKILPFKDVVYDEKDFLRECGMPDPVLPKAHILSNGNYSVMVTDRGTGYSRWKNLDVTRWREDVTLDNYGMFFYIRDVQNDEVWTSTFAPGRKKPDEYKVEFTSGKAKYYRKDGDIDTLTEIVVCAGENAEIRSITLANHGQESCVMEITSYFEPVLSHHGADIAHPAFGNLFIRTEFLAEHNCLIAGRRPRSEKEKPVWIMNTVVLEGEGVGSLQYETDRMQFIGRGRNVSEPVALEPHRPLTNSVGAVLDPVMSFRQIVRVEPGKSVKISFVTAVANSREDVVEMATKFKSPQVIKDELGMAVTKSRVEARYLNLDTEEIELYQDMISHILFISPLQRQKQKWVMNNKKGQPGLWPYGISGDIPIVLVMLDKTDDIDIVREVLKAHEYWRLKKLAVDLVILNEEENSYTNPVNSLLMDIIAESHAHDLINKPGGVFILKKSNMPPEDIDLICSVSRIILKGDAGDLKDQVKYARSIALAEFKQFEKKPASYDSKLAKDLELNFYNGLGGFGKDGKEYVIFLENGQNTPLPWINVISNQRFGFIVTESGSGYTWFENSRENKLTPWSNDPVSDTPGEILYVMDEHAGDVWSVTPLPVREKEPYMIRHGFGYTVFSHASHGIEQEMVQFVPVDDSVKISILKLKNQSQENRGLSLTYYIRPVLGVSDQFTAMHINTKADNGMIVIKNNYNDEFPGRVAFIDSSLKVNSLTCDRKEFFGAGDIANPEGIKRTSLSGTTGAGFDPCAAISVSVNLKPDEEKEIIFLLGAGRDEEEARQLSAKYKKLEEAKKALGEVKKFWELKLGALQFETPNTAMDILLNGWLLYQVVSCRLWTRSGFYQSGGAYGFRDQLQDSISLTHIWPEATRNQILLHSRHQFIEGDVQHWWHEEKYKGTRTKFSDDLLWMPYATIEYIRITGDYDILYEETPFLEDEPLKEFEDEAYRVPRISHTVSTLYDHCIRAINRSLKFGEHGIPLIGSGDWNDGMNTVGNKGKGESVWLGWFLYSILKNFAPLCERMGDNELAKRYLDTADRIVENIEKNAWDGKWYRRAYFDNGVPLGSIQNSECQIDSLAQSWAVISEGGDKERIAEAMSALENYLVKRDEGLIKLLTPPFDEGDLEPGYIKSYVPGVRENGGQYTHAAAWVVMAFAKMGDGEKAMELFDLLNPINHSRTHIEYSRYKVEPYVMAADVYSVPPHTGRGGWTWYTGSAGWIYRVGFEYILGFKKRGETLEIDPCIPGKWTDFTIKYRYYDTDYIIEVKNPEGVNTGVKKVIVDGKVCDDGKVQLVNDKDTHKVEVYMGKK; encoded by the coding sequence ATGCAGATGCAACTATACATTTTATATCTGTTGGGTTTATTTGGTATATTATTGTGCTTATTTTTGTTAGCAATTTTTTCAAATTGCAATGAAAGACAACGTCAACTAAAAGTGCAGGATGCATCTTTGACTTTTGATGAACTGGAAGCCTATGCGAAAGAAATAGCAATTGAACATTCTGTATCCGGGAAAAAGAGTATGTTTTCCTGGCCAATACCCAGGATGAATGATAATTACAGGTATATAATGTCCGTATATAAAGAAATGAATGAAGATGTACAAAAGGGTATCAGCACTACGCCTGCTGCAGAATGGCTTTTGGATAATTTTTATATTATAGAGGAACAAGTAAAGAGTTTAAGAAGGGACCTTACAAAGGAGGTCTATGCAAAACTTCCCGTGCTTGACAGCGGACACCTTAAAGGCTATGCACGGATATATTCCATTGCCCTGGAATTGCTTTCCCATACCGACGGCAGGATTGATGAAAAAGTGCTGGTTAACTACATAAAGGCATATCAGTCCAACAATGTACTTACCGGAAGGGAATTGTGGGCTTTCCCTATTATGCTCAAACTTGTGCTTATAGAAAAAACAAGATATATTTGCGAAAAAATTGCAAAAGCCCAGGAACAAAGAAGAAAAGTGGAAGAAATACTTAAAGCTTTTGATGAAAATATTGAAAACACCACTCAACTTATAACTGCCATAGATAATGAGCTTAAAGGGAAATACGAGGTAAATTCGGCATTTATTGAATATCTTGCATACAAATTCAGAAAGATGGGAAGAGCCTATACCCATGTTCTGCGTTATATAGATGAAAGGCTTGGTGAAAGCGGCACAACGGTTGATGACATTACCCAGAAAGAGCATAATGAACAGACAGCAAGCAAGGCATCCATTGGCAACTGTATAATGAGCCTGAAATTTATTTCAACCGTTAATTGGGTGGATATTTTTGAACAGCTTAGCAAAGTGGAGCAGATTTTAAGAGAAGATCCCTCAGGTTTTTATTCCTTGATGGATTTTGATTCGAGAAATTATTACAGAAACAGAGTGGAAAAACTGGCTCTAAAATATAAAGTTTCAGAATCCCATGTTGCCAAAAAGGCTGTTGAACTTGCCAGAAATGCGGTGGAAAACGGCAATTTGACCGATAAGCGTTTGACCCATGTAGGGTATTATCTTGTCGGAAAAGGTATTTGTGAGCTGGAAAAAGAAATAGGCTATGAAAAAAGCTTTAATCAAAGGATGTTTGAAAGAATAAAAGAGCATCCTGCATGTTTGTATTTTGGTTTTATCGGGTTTATAACTGTCTTATTATTGCTATGCGTGACGAAGTATTCTCTTTTCAGAGCGGAGAAATACGGTATTGCCCTGTCAATTATTGCAGTTTTGGCAACGATTATTCCTGCAACCGACATTGCAGTTAATTTTGTAAACTGGGTATTGTGCAAGATGATTAAGCCTTCGCTGCTGCCAAAACTTGACTTTGAAAACGGAATACCTGAAGAGTATGCCACAATGGTTGTCATACCTGCTCTGCTTCCTGACGAGAATCGGGCGAGGGAGCTGATTGACAACCTTGAAGTATATTATCTTGCCAACCGGGAGAAGAATTTGTATTTCTCAATTGCCGGGGATTTCAAGGATGCTCCCAACAAAGAAATGGCCGGTGATAAAAAGATAATTGAAACTGCGCTGGGCAGAATTGCAGAGCTTAATGAAAAATATGGCAGAAAAAACGAAGGCGGAGAAAAAGACTCCCGGGACATATTTTATTATTTTCATAGACACAGACAGTTTAACGAAAAGCAGAACAAATGGATGGGATGGGAGAGAAAAAGAGGAGCTCTTCTTGAGTTTAACGAAGTCCTTCTGGGCTCAAGAACTACGAGCTATTCAATAATGTCCCATGACGTGTCACAGCTTCCGAAAATAAAATATGTCATTACTTTGGATGCAGATACCATACTGCCTTTGGGTGCGGCCAGGAAGCTGATAGGAACCATGGCCCATCCTTTGCACAGGCCTGTGATTGACGAACAGAAGGGAATAGTAACCGAGGGCTACGGGCTTTTACAGCCAAGAATAGGTTTTGATATTGAAAGCGTTAACAAGTCGCTGTTTTCAAGGATATTTGCCGGTGAGGAAGGAATAGACCCTTATGCCAGCGCTATTTCAGACGTCTATCAGGATCTTTTCGGCGAGGGGATATTTACCGGTAAAGGTATATATGACCTTGAGGTTTTCCAAAAACTTTTGAAGGATGCCATACCCGACAATACCGTACTTAGCCATGACCTTCTTGAAGGTTCGTATGTCAGAGCAGGGCTTGTGACGGATATTGAGTTTATCGATGGTTATCCTTCAAAGCTGAACTCCTATGCCATGAGGCTTCACCGTTGGGTGAGGGGAGACTGGCAGCTTCTGCCGTGGCTTCGTGGCAAAACAAAAGACAGAAAGGGAAATGTGATAAAGAATCCTCTTTCATTGATTTCCAGATGGAAGATATTAGATAACCTTCGAAGAAGTATAGTAGCACCTTCAATAACGCTGCTTATTGCTTTGGGATTCAGTATTTTGCCGGGCAGTTCCCTTTTCTGGTTGGGGGCCTCCCTTTTAACTATATATTTTCCGCTGATTACGGGAACTATAGACTATATTGCATCAAAGCCTTTAGGGGCAATTACTTCAAAAAGATACAAACCTGCCATATGCGGGCTGAAGGCGTCTTTTCTGCAAATGACATTGCAGTTTGTCTTCCTGCCGTATAATGCATGGCTTATGGTGCATGCGGCGGTATTGAGCCTTGTCAGGGTTCTGTTTACAAAAAGGAACATGCTTGAGTGGGTAACCGCACTGGATGCTGAAAGAGGCCTTAAGAATTCACTTAAAGGTTATGTAATAAAGATGAAGGCGGCAGCATTTCAGGCACTGGTTGTTGTGGTTCTGGCTTTTGCATTTAAAACCGGTTTTTCGGCGGCAGTATCCGTTCTTCCGTTTGCCGTGTGGGTTTCATCGCCTTTTATAGCTTATTGGATAAGCAAAGAGACGGTTTACAAAACAGAGACTTTAAGCGACGAGGAGAATCTGGAACTTAGACGTATTGCCAGAAAGACATGGAGATATTATGAGGAGTTTGTAAACAGGAGAAACAACTACCTTGCGCCGGACAACTTTCAGGAAGACCCTCCGAATGGCATAGCGTACAGGACGTCCCCAACCAATATTGGATTGGGTATGCTTGCAGCTCTCACAGCCAGAGACTTGGGTTATATAGGAACTTTGGAGCTTTGTGACATTATTTCAAGAACAATGAGTACCGTTGAAAAGATGGAAAAGTGGAACGGCCATCTTTACAACTGGTATGATACACGGACACTGGAGACTTTAAGACCAAGGTATATTTCCACCGTTGACAGCGGAAACTTTGTCTGTTACCTCATAACTCTCAAAGAAGGTTTGGCGGAGTATCTCAACAGACCTCTTGAGGACAGGGCGTTTATTGACGGAATAAGGGATACGGCAAGTCTGATTGCCGACGAAAACGAGAACCCTTACAAGGATATTTCATGCCTCAAAGAGTGCATTGTAATTTCCGAAGGCAGAAGTTATGTGGATATACCGCAGATGATGAAGGCATTGACAAAGCTTTCGGAAGACGGAAATAAGATGAAGGACAGCAAGGATGTATGGAAGGCAAAGGTTGACAGTATGATAGAGATGCTGAAAATTGAGCTGTACACCTACATGCCTTGGTGCGACATGATTGACGAACTGACCGAAGCTTTTGAAAAGAGCGAGGCTGATATAAAAGAAGCTTTTCATGGCATAATAAGGAAGCTGAATTCCGACTACTCCCTCAAAGCCATGCCTGTGGTATACAGGGAAACAATAAAACAAATCGAAAAGCTCAGGAAAAAGTTAAAAGACGGACAGCAAAAGAATATAGAAGGACTTGACAGGCTTAAGGAGGCTTTGGAAGGGGCAACGGAAAGTGCGGACAAACTGGTGAAAAGATATGTGGATTTAATAAACAGGATATGCAGAATTGCTGATGAGACGGAATTTGTGCATTTGTATGACAAAAAGAAGCAGCTGTTTTCCATTGGATACAATATTGAAGAAAACAGTCTTACAAATTCCTATTATGACTTACTGGCTTCTGAAGCCCGGCAGACCAGTTACATTGCCATTGCAAGAGGAGAGGTGGACCAGCAGCACTGGTTCAAGCTTGGCAGAACACTTACCCAGATAGATCGGTACAAAGGAATGGTTTCATGGAGCGGAACCATGTTTGAATATTTTATGCCTTTACTCATTATGAAGAGTCACAAAAATACTTTGCTTGACGAAACCTATTCCTTTGTGGTAAGGAGCCAGAAAAAGTACGGAAAACAGAGAAATCTGCCCTGGGGTATATCCGAGTCGGGATTTTATTCCTTTGACATAAACCTGGATTACCAATACAAGGCTTTTGGTGTGCCATGGCTGGGGCTAAAAAGAGGGCTTGTTGAGGATATGGTTGTTTCTCCTTATGCGACCATGCTGGTTCTTCCTTTGGTTCCGAGAGATGCAATGGACAATTTGAAAAGACTGATTGCCGAGGGTGCCTACGGACATTATGGTATGTACGAGGCAATTGATTACACTCCCGAAAGAATTCCTTTAGGCGAGAAGAAAGGAATTGTAAAGAGCTATATGGCTCACCACCAGGGTATGAGCATATTGGCTCTGAACAACTATTTTAACGACAATATAATGCAAAAACGTTTCCATGCCGACCCTGTGGTTGATGCCGCAAAACTTCTTCTGATGGAAAAAGTACCGTCAAATATAGTGTTTACAAAGGAAAACAAGGAGAAAATACTTCCTTTCAAGGATGTGGTATATGATGAGAAAGATTTCCTGAGAGAGTGCGGTATGCCTGACCCTGTACTTCCGAAGGCCCATATACTGTCAAACGGCAACTACTCAGTCATGGTTACCGACAGGGGTACCGGCTACAGCAGATGGAAAAACCTAGATGTAACCCGCTGGAGAGAAGATGTGACTTTGGATAATTATGGAATGTTCTTCTATATAAGAGATGTACAGAACGATGAAGTATGGACTTCCACCTTTGCACCCGGAAGGAAAAAACCGGACGAATACAAAGTTGAGTTTACTTCGGGAAAAGCAAAATACTACAGAAAAGACGGGGATATTGACACATTGACAGAGATAGTTGTTTGCGCCGGGGAAAATGCTGAGATTAGAAGTATTACTTTGGCAAATCACGGACAGGAAAGCTGTGTGATGGAGATAACCAGCTATTTTGAACCGGTTTTGTCCCACCACGGTGCGGATATTGCCCATCCGGCCTTTGGAAACCTGTTTATCAGGACGGAGTTTTTGGCGGAACATAACTGTCTGATTGCCGGAAGAAGGCCAAGATCGGAAAAGGAAAAACCTGTATGGATAATGAATACCGTGGTTTTGGAAGGAGAAGGGGTAGGAAGCCTGCAGTATGAAACCGACAGAATGCAGTTTATAGGAAGAGGCAGAAATGTGTCGGAACCGGTGGCGCTGGAACCTCACAGGCCGCTTACCAATTCCGTTGGTGCAGTGTTGGATCCGGTTATGAGTTTCAGGCAGATAGTCAGAGTTGAACCCGGTAAATCAGTAAAAATATCCTTTGTAACTGCGGTGGCAAACAGTCGGGAAGATGTAGTGGAGATGGCCACGAAGTTTAAAAGCCCGCAGGTGATAAAGGATGAGCTTGGCATGGCTGTTACAAAGAGCCGAGTGGAAGCAAGATATTTAAATCTTGATACGGAAGAAATAGAACTGTATCAGGATATGATTTCCCATATACTGTTTATCAGTCCTCTGCAAAGACAGAAACAAAAATGGGTAATGAACAACAAAAAAGGACAACCGGGTCTTTGGCCTTATGGTATTTCGGGAGATATACCGATTGTACTTGTCATGCTTGACAAAACCGATGACATAGATATTGTGAGGGAAGTACTGAAGGCTCATGAATACTGGCGTTTAAAGAAACTGGCCGTGGATCTGGTGATCCTCAATGAGGAAGAAAACAGCTACACCAACCCGGTAAACAGTTTGCTAATGGATATAATTGCCGAAAGTCATGCCCATGACCTGATAAACAAACCGGGAGGAGTGTTTATTCTTAAGAAAAGTAACATGCCTCCGGAGGATATTGATTTGATTTGTTCGGTTTCAAGGATAATATTAAAAGGTGATGCGGGTGACTTGAAAGACCAGGTAAAATATGCAAGAAGCATTGCTTTGGCAGAGTTTAAGCAATTTGAAAAGAAACCGGCAAGTTACGACTCCAAGCTTGCAAAGGATTTGGAGCTCAACTTCTACAACGGTCTTGGCGGGTTTGGCAAGGATGGCAAAGAGTATGTCATTTTCCTTGAAAACGGCCAGAATACTCCTCTGCCATGGATAAATGTAATTTCCAATCAGAGATTTGGATTTATAGTAACGGAGTCCGGTTCAGGCTATACATGGTTTGAAAACAGCCGGGAGAACAAGCTTACACCGTGGTCAAACGACCCGGTAAGCGATACACCGGGAGAAATACTGTATGTCATGGATGAACATGCAGGAGATGTATGGTCCGTAACACCGTTGCCTGTGAGAGAAAAAGAGCCGTATATGATAAGGCATGGTTTTGGCTATACGGTCTTCAGTCATGCAAGCCATGGCATTGAACAGGAAATGGTGCAGTTTGTTCCGGTTGATGATTCGGTAAAAATTAGTATTCTGAAACTAAAAAATCAATCACAGGAAAATAGGGGCTTGAGTCTGACATATTATATAAGGCCGGTCCTTGGAGTCAGCGATCAGTTTACTGCCATGCATATAAATACTAAGGCTGACAATGGCATGATTGTGATAAAGAATAACTATAATGACGAGTTTCCCGGCAGAGTTGCCTTCATTGATTCTTCATTGAAAGTCAACTCACTGACCTGTGACAGAAAAGAGTTCTTTGGAGCAGGAGATATTGCAAATCCTGAAGGAATAAAACGTACTTCTCTTTCAGGAACAACCGGAGCGGGTTTTGACCCTTGTGCTGCCATAAGCGTGAGTGTAAACCTCAAACCTGATGAGGAAAAAGAGATCATTTTCCTTCTTGGAGCAGGCAGAGACGAAGAAGAAGCAAGGCAGCTTTCTGCGAAATACAAAAAATTGGAAGAGGCTAAAAAAGCATTGGGCGAAGTGAAGAAATTCTGGGAATTAAAGCTTGGGGCACTGCAGTTTGAAACTCCGAATACGGCAATGGATATACTGCTTAACGGATGGCTTCTGTATCAGGTTGTTTCCTGCAGGCTCTGGACGAGATCAGGCTTTTACCAGTCGGGTGGCGCATATGGCTTTAGAGATCAGCTTCAGGACAGTATCTCATTGACCCATATATGGCCGGAGGCCACCAGAAACCAGATACTTCTTCACTCAAGGCACCAATTTATAGAAGGGGATGTACAGCACTGGTGGCATGAAGAAAAATACAAAGGTACGAGAACAAAATTTTCCGATGACCTTCTATGGATGCCCTATGCTACGATTGAATATATAAGAATTACCGGGGATTATGACATACTTTACGAAGAGACACCGTTTTTAGAGGATGAACCGTTAAAGGAATTTGAAGATGAAGCTTATCGTGTTCCGAGGATATCTCATACGGTATCGACCCTTTATGACCACTGTATCAGAGCCATCAACCGGTCTTTAAAGTTTGGAGAACATGGAATACCGTTAATTGGCTCCGGAGACTGGAATGACGGAATGAATACAGTGGGCAACAAAGGAAAGGGAGAAAGTGTATGGCTTGGCTGGTTCCTTTATTCCATACTTAAAAATTTTGCTCCGCTGTGCGAAAGAATGGGTGATAATGAACTTGCAAAAAGGTATCTGGACACGGCAGACCGGATTGTTGAGAATATTGAGAAAAATGCCTGGGATGGAAAGTGGTACAGAAGAGCATATTTTGACAACGGGGTGCCTTTGGGTTCCATACAGAACAGTGAATGCCAGATTGACTCTCTGGCCCAGTCTTGGGCTGTAATATCCGAAGGAGGAGACAAAGAGAGGATTGCTGAAGCCATGAGTGCCCTTGAAAACTATCTGGTAAAACGGGATGAGGGACTTATAAAGCTTCTTACTCCTCCTTTTGACGAAGGAGATTTGGAACCGGGCTATATAAAGAGTTATGTGCCGGGAGTCCGTGAAAACGGTGGACAATATACCCATGCTGCTGCCTGGGTTGTCATGGCTTTTGCAAAGATGGGAGACGGGGAAAAAGCGATGGAGCTTTTTGACCTGTTAAATCCTATAAATCACTCAAGAACCCATATTGAATATTCCAGGTACAAGGTTGAGCCTTATGTAATGGCTGCGGATGTTTATTCAGTTCCGCCTCATACAGGCAGGGGAGGATGGACCTGGTATACAGGCTCGGCGGGATGGATCTATCGTGTTGGTTTTGAATATATTTTAGGATTTAAAAAGCGGGGAGAAACTCTTGAGATAGACCCTTGCATACCGGGAAAATGGACGGATTTTACGATTAAATATCGTTATTATGATACTGATTATATTATAGAAGTGAAAAACCCTGAAGGAGTGAATACCGGAGTCAAAAAGGTCATTGTTGACGGAAAAGTTTGCGATGACGGAAAAGTTCAGCTTGTCAATGACAAAGACACACACAAGGTAGAGGTCTATATGGGAAAAAAGTAA
- the rlmB gene encoding 23S rRNA (guanosine(2251)-2'-O)-methyltransferase RlmB, translating to MNYITSAQNPIIKEVKSLKQKKYREEKKLFFIEGIRFVEEALKEGVQIERILVSDKLAETNSGYEILKKVSNGGYPVFQLPHKLFMEISDTQNPQGILAVLSMKNCDIEDVWDEKNFFVILDSVQDPGNMGTIIRTADAAGMTGVIVSKGCVDVYNPKVLRSTMGSIFHIPICQSQDIFETMDRMKKRGIKICAAHLEGSCDYFDLEYKNNIAIVIGNEANGISEEVKNFADILVRIPMPGRAESLNASVAAGILMYEILRKNIGRR from the coding sequence ATGAACTACATAACAAGTGCACAAAATCCGATTATAAAAGAAGTTAAGTCCCTGAAACAAAAAAAATACCGTGAAGAAAAGAAATTGTTTTTTATTGAAGGAATAAGGTTTGTGGAAGAGGCTCTAAAGGAAGGAGTTCAAATAGAAAGAATTCTTGTTTCAGACAAACTTGCCGAAACAAATTCCGGCTATGAGATTTTAAAGAAGGTGAGCAACGGAGGATATCCGGTTTTTCAACTGCCTCATAAACTTTTTATGGAAATATCGGATACTCAAAACCCCCAGGGGATATTGGCGGTGTTGAGTATGAAAAACTGTGACATTGAAGATGTTTGGGATGAAAAAAATTTTTTTGTAATTTTAGATTCAGTTCAGGACCCCGGAAACATGGGCACAATAATTAGAACCGCTGATGCAGCGGGAATGACAGGCGTCATAGTATCCAAAGGATGTGTGGATGTCTACAATCCCAAGGTTTTAAGATCCACCATGGGTTCTATATTTCATATTCCCATATGTCAAAGTCAAGATATTTTTGAGACAATGGACAGGATGAAAAAAAGAGGAATTAAGATTTGTGCTGCCCATCTTGAAGGAAGTTGCGATTATTTTGATCTTGAATACAAAAATAATATTGCAATTGTTATCGGGAACGAAGCTAACGGTATAAGTGAAGAAGTAAAAAATTTTGCCGATATTCTGGTTAGGATACCCATGCCGGGGAGGGCTGAGTCGTTAAATGCTTCGGTGGCTGCAGGCATACTGATGTATGAAATTCTGAGAAAAAATATAGGTAGACGATAA
- the rplT gene encoding 50S ribosomal protein L20, whose amino-acid sequence MSRVKGGVRTRARHKKILKLAKGYFGAKSKNFRIANQAVMKSLVYAYRDRRARKRDFRKLWITRINAAARMNGLSYSKFMNGLKKSGIALNRKMLAEMAVNDAEAFAQLVEKVKAVI is encoded by the coding sequence ATGTCGAGAGTTAAAGGTGGGGTAAGAACCCGTGCAAGACATAAAAAAATATTGAAACTGGCAAAAGGTTATTTTGGTGCTAAAAGCAAGAATTTTAGAATTGCAAACCAGGCAGTGATGAAATCACTGGTTTATGCTTATAGGGACAGAAGAGCAAGAAAAAGAGATTTCAGAAAGCTTTGGATTACAAGAATCAATGCGGCTGCAAGAATGAATGGTTTAAGCTACAGCAAATTTATGAACGGGCTTAAAAAATCCGGTATAGCTTTAAACAGAAAGATGCTGGCTGAAATGGCCGTAAATGATGCAGAAGCTTTTGCACAGCTGGTGGAAAAAGTTAAAGCGGTAATATAA
- the rpmI gene encoding 50S ribosomal protein L35 has protein sequence MPKIKTHSSSKKRFKLTGTGKVKRAKAYKSHILTKKTSKRKRNLRKSTIASSANASVIKKLIPYK, from the coding sequence ATGCCTAAGATAAAGACTCACAGCTCTTCAAAGAAGAGATTCAAATTGACAGGTACAGGTAAGGTTAAAAGAGCAAAAGCGTATAAAAGTCACATATTGACGAAAAAAACTTCAAAGAGAAAAAGAAACTTGAGGAAATCAACAATTGCGTCTTCGGCTAATGCATCAGTAATCAAAAAGTTGATTCCATACAAGTAA
- the infC gene encoding translation initiation factor IF-3, with protein MINEQIRDKEVRLIDTDGTMLGIMSSKEAQKIANAKNLDLVKIAPQAVPPVCRIMDYGKYMFELAKKEKEARKNQKVINVKEVRLSASIEEHDFNFKLKNALRFLKDGDKVKVSVKFRGREMNYTSLGQQVLEKFAEAVKDVAVVEKKPKLEGRNMFMILNPKQ; from the coding sequence ATGATCAACGAGCAAATAAGAGACAAGGAAGTAAGATTGATCGATACCGATGGTACGATGCTGGGTATTATGTCTTCGAAAGAGGCGCAGAAGATTGCAAATGCGAAGAATTTGGATTTGGTCAAGATTGCCCCTCAAGCCGTACCGCCTGTGTGCAGGATAATGGATTACGGCAAGTATATGTTTGAACTTGCCAAGAAGGAAAAAGAAGCTCGAAAGAATCAAAAGGTAATTAATGTGAAAGAGGTTAGACTGTCTGCTTCGATTGAAGAACATGATTTTAACTTTAAATTGAAAAATGCACTCAGGTTCTTGAAGGACGGGGACAAAGTTAAGGTCAGTGTCAAGTTCAGAGGCAGAGAAATGAACTACACCTCTTTAGGCCAACAAGTGCTCGAGAAATTTGCGGAAGCGGTTAAAGATGTTGCTGTTGTTGAGAAAAAGCCAAAACTGGAAGGTAGAAACATGTTTATGATTCTTAATCCTAAACAGTAA